From the Paraflavitalea soli genome, the window TACTTTCGGGTTCACCGGACTGCCGGCCCCTTTGAATACCTGGTTGGGTTGTTGTGCCTGCACGGTAACGGCGGTAACTGTCAGGGCGCAGGTAAAGAGAATAAATGATATATTGAGTTTCATAATGATCAGTTTTGATAAGCGTACTAAAGGTTGATATCAGTTTTAACAATGCCAGTGGTGGGGCTGCCGGCCTCAATGGTTATTTTGCCAGTGCCTTTTACGAGCCAGGTCAGTTGCTGCGAACTGAGCCCTTCCAGTGAATTCAGCAATTGGTTCTTGCGGCCGCTGATCACTGACTGGTTGCCACCTGTATTCACTTTCACCTGTATGCGCTTGATCCAGTAACTTCTTTCGCCCAGTTTGGTATGGGAAGCCAGGATGCCTTTATTGGCTACATCAAGTGTAATGCGGGTGAGGCCATTGCCTACTTTTTCTGTTTTTACATTGAGTATATCCAGTTCGGGCTGATAAGCTGCCAGCTTGAGTACAAAATCTGTGTGTTTTTTAACGATATCCGGTACCAGTTTGAAAGGTGGGTTGATCAATACAAAGGGATCGAGGCCGCCTGCTTCCACCGTTCTGCCGGCGAAATCCGGATGTTGTACCGGTTTCCATTCAGTAAATGTATTGGTGATGCCTTGCTGGGCAGCCCAACGCAGGTAGTTGGCAGTGGGATCTTCTACAGACAATGCTTTTTCTTTTTTTGCCGTATCAGGTTTGACCTTGGGTACAAACCAGCCTGGGGTGCTGTAGCTGTAGCGGGCATAATGGTAATAGCCCCAGGAAAGGAAGTCGCCGCCTGCTGCGGTTGTTTTGGGCGCTTCTTTCATCCCGGTGATCTTATTGTATAGGTCTGATACCAGGGTATTGGCTTTGGCATCAGCTTCCTGGTAGCCGGCAACGATACGTTGACTGGCTGCGGGGGCGCTATAAGCAATAGGCGTAGAGAGGTTGTTGTTGCTGCTGAAACTGATCAGGGCATATACATTGAACAGGTCAAACAGCTGATCGGCCAATGCCCTTGTTTCTTTTTCGGATACGGCAAATTCTCCGGCGCCCTGGGTAAAGGAGGGATGTTTGTAGGTGAAGTTCTTGTTGAACCATACGCCGCCTTCTCCGTCTTCATTGAATTGATTGTCCTTGTCGTTGTCGATGCCTTCGGCCAGCAGCAGGTATTTACCTTTTTCTCCTTTGGAGGCATCCGTTTTGATCAGTACGCGTGGATCATCGGGATGCAATTTGTAATCGCCCAGGGGAGATTCTACGCGTATCCAGGTGATCTTGCCATTGCCATCGAGGTCATCGTAACCGTCTTCATCATTTTTGCCATCCCGGTCATCATCTGTACTGGTGGCATTACCCTGGCGCTCGTATTTCAGTTTGGCGAAATACTGCTCCGTGGCATCGGGGCTCATATTGGGGAATACATAAAAAGTGGTTTTGCTGAGCAGGGCTTTGATGCTATCGGTATTGCTGCCTTTGAGCAGGTCTTCGGCAAAACCAATGGCCAGCTCGGTACCCAGCAGGTGGTTGCCTTCTACACCGCCTACAATGGCGATGGCTGGTTTGGAGGTGGTATTGCCGGCGCCAATGGTGATCATCCAGGCGTCTTTATTGCCTGCGGTGCGGGCAATGGACTTTACCGACGCCAATTGCGGGTATTGTTTGGATAAAGCCTGTATACGATTGGTTTGTTGCTGGTAATTGCTGTAGTCATTCTGCGCCTCTGCAGCCAACAGGGGTAGCAGGCCGCACAGGAGTGCAATCAGTTTTTTTCTCATGCAGGGGAATTTTTTAGGGAATAAATATAGGGAAAACGAGGGTTGGCGGGCTGGAAAGTTGATAAAGGGAATTGGGTGTGGTTGACAGGTCAGTAGGCTAAGCGCTAACAGCTTGCTGACTAAGCGCCAGCAGTTGCTCATGGAGTTTCAATACCTGGGGTATTACCGGCTGTTGTTCATCATTATAGACCACAAAATCACAGAGTCTCATTTTTATGACCTGTTTTACCTGCTTACTCATGCGGGCTATTACATCTTCCCTGGTAATATGGTCCCTTTGCATGGTGCGGTGGATGCGCAGTGCATCAGGAGCGGATACACCGATCACGTAATCGAGCTGTGATTGCGAGCCGCTTTCAAATATCAGGGCAGCTTCTTTTACGGCATAGGGAGTGGTTTGAGCCTGCATCCATTTTTCTCCATCGCGGATGGTGGCGGGATGTACTAATGAATTCAATAGTTCCAGTTTGGCGGGATCATTGAATACAATACCAGCCAGGTATTTCCGGTTGAGGATGTTATTGTCGTAGGCGTCGTCGCCAAAATGTTGTATGATCTGTTCCCGCAGCAAGGGATCGGCATTCATGATGTGCCTGGCTGCTTCATCGGCATAGTATACAGGGATACCCAGCACTTCAAATACTTTGGCTACGGTGCTTTTGCCGGAACCAATACCGCCTGTAAGACCAACGCGTAAAGCCATAAGGAAGCAAATTAATAAAAAAGGGAGATATCATCCTGGTGATGCTCCCTTTATAAAAAAAACCGGATGCAGGCATCCGGTTCACTATTTTCACTTTACGGGATCACTTATTTAGTAGTGGTCGCAGCAGCAGCGGCTTTATTGATGTTGTTGGTCCATTCAATAGAGATAGCGCTTTTTTCGATCTTGATATAGCTGCCGGGGCTGGTTTCCAGGTCGATGGTACCATCCTCGTTCACTTTATTGATCTTACCGTGAATACCGGCAATCGTTACCACTTTTTCACCCTTCTGCAAGTTTGCCTGGAATTCCTTAGCGGCCTTCGCTTTTTTAGCTTGGGGACGGATCATGAACAACCAGAAAATAAGGATCATACCTCCCAGCAAAACCAGTTGCATAGTTCCTCCGCCTGATGCCGGTGCTTGTAAGAGAACAACTAAAGATGTCATTGATATACCTGTTTTAAAAATGTTGAATAATGTAGGGTCTGCGGCCGCAAGATACGCCAATCCCAATAATTATGACTTCTGTATCTGTAAATGGTATGAGCAGCAGGCCATTGCTTTACTGTTTTTTAGGAGTAACCTCTACCGAAAATTCCAGTTTGTGTTCCTCTGATCCTCCGGTATTGGCATACACAAAGATGCTTTTATTATTGCGGCCCGGTTTACCACTGCTGTTAAAGGAGGCCTTAATAAGTCCTTCCTGGCCGGGGGCAATGGGTTCTTCGGGTTTTTCAGCCACCGTACAGCCACAGCTTACATTCACTTTCTTGATGACCAGTGGTTTGGTGCCGGTATTCTTAAAGCGGTAGGAGATATCCACTACCTGCCCTTCGTTGACAGTGCCCATATCCCTGATCGAGTCGATCCATTGAATAGTGGTTGGCTCAATAGCTGCGGCCGGATTGGCGGTTTTTTCTGTGGCGTTGCTTTGGCAGGCTACAGCCAGCACACCAACAGCGATCGCTACATACAATAATGCTTTCATTCTAAGAGGGTTTAACAAGTGATGTTTGTTATGAACTAAGATCAGGAAGGCTTAAATGCCACCTTATGCATTTTGTCGTCACGTACCAGGTCTTTATGGATATTATCGAGGATACCATTCACAAACTGGCCGCTCTGAGGAGTACTATATTCCTTGGCCAGGTCGATGTATTCATTGATGGTTACCTTGGGGGGAATGGTCTCGAAGTAGAGGAACTCACAAACACCCATGCGCATCAGGATCATGTCCAGTACCGCGATCCGTTCGGGGTCCCAGTTCTTGAGCCTGGGCTTGATGTACTCCATCGTCACCTCTTTTTTCTCCAGCACGGTTTCGAGCAGGCTCTTGCCAAACTGCCATTTTTCCCGGCTGATCAGCTCCTGGAAGTTAAAGCTGGCAGGCTTGTTCAGGAAATTCTGCAGCAGGAGGCGCAGCATGTCCGCATCATCATCCCAGTTGGTGAAGTTTTCTTCCACGTAGCTGGTAAAATCTTCATTGGGCAGCATAAGCTCATTGAAGATAAATTCCAGCATGGATTTTTCTTCTTTCTTATCCCTGCCTTCCACGGCAATATATTGTTGGTACCTGTCGGTCTCCACCAGTTGCAGGTACATTTTCTTTAATAATTCGGGGTTTTCCAGCAATTCGGGCCTGGCTTCCTTTACCGCTTTCTGGTAGGAGGGGTATTCGAGTATTTTCCACAGTAACTCATTGCCTGCCAGTTTGATGTTCACATTCAGATCGGCCTTGGATGGCAGGTGTTTTCCGGCGCGGTTGCGGGAATCAACTTCTGCGTAGCGGGCTAATTCGGTTAAAAAATGGATCAGGTAAACAAAAAGATGGTGGGTGTGGTCAAAGTGCTTCTGGAGTAATCTGAAAGGGTCATTGGGTTTGGTGGTGGTTTCCTGGGTTTCCACGGAATAGAGGGCCTGCATTACCTTCACACGGATGTTTCTTCTACTGATCATGCTAAGAACTTATTTTGAACCGGCAAAACTAAGGATAAAAGTCGGAAAGTCGGGTTTGGTTAGTCCGAAAGTCGGAAAATCCGTAAGTCGGTAAGTAATACTGGAGTCGTAGGGCTGTTTTCTTCGGTCTTTCCGTCTTCCGGTCTTCCGGACTTGCCTCCCCGGACTTCTGGTCTTCCGGACTTAACTGCAATAATGGCATTGAGCTTGAATACAATATGCCAGTTCTAGGTAAAGGTTCTGTCACCATTTCCTTCCAAAGCTGAAAAAATGGCTTGTATAAACG encodes:
- a CDS encoding M14 family metallopeptidase, with protein sequence MRKKLIALLCGLLPLLAAEAQNDYSNYQQQTNRIQALSKQYPQLASVKSIARTAGNKDAWMITIGAGNTTSKPAIAIVGGVEGNHLLGTELAIGFAEDLLKGSNTDSIKALLSKTTFYVFPNMSPDATEQYFAKLKYERQGNATSTDDDRDGKNDEDGYDDLDGNGKITWIRVESPLGDYKLHPDDPRVLIKTDASKGEKGKYLLLAEGIDNDKDNQFNEDGEGGVWFNKNFTYKHPSFTQGAGEFAVSEKETRALADQLFDLFNVYALISFSSNNNLSTPIAYSAPAASQRIVAGYQEADAKANTLVSDLYNKITGMKEAPKTTAAGGDFLSWGYYHYARYSYSTPGWFVPKVKPDTAKKEKALSVEDPTANYLRWAAQQGITNTFTEWKPVQHPDFAGRTVEAGGLDPFVLINPPFKLVPDIVKKHTDFVLKLAAYQPELDILNVKTEKVGNGLTRITLDVANKGILASHTKLGERSYWIKRIQVKVNTGGNQSVISGRKNQLLNSLEGLSSQQLTWLVKGTGKITIEAGSPTTGIVKTDINL
- the coaE gene encoding dephospho-CoA kinase (Dephospho-CoA kinase (CoaE) performs the final step in coenzyme A biosynthesis.); translated protein: MALRVGLTGGIGSGKSTVAKVFEVLGIPVYYADEAARHIMNADPLLREQIIQHFGDDAYDNNILNRKYLAGIVFNDPAKLELLNSLVHPATIRDGEKWMQAQTTPYAVKEAALIFESGSQSQLDYVIGVSAPDALRIHRTMQRDHITREDVIARMSKQVKQVIKMRLCDFVVYNDEQQPVIPQVLKLHEQLLALSQQAVSA
- the yajC gene encoding preprotein translocase subunit YajC, translating into MTSLVVLLQAPASGGGTMQLVLLGGMILIFWLFMIRPQAKKAKAAKEFQANLQKGEKVVTIAGIHGKINKVNEDGTIDLETSPGSYIKIEKSAISIEWTNNINKAAAAATTTK
- a CDS encoding DUF1573 domain-containing protein; the encoded protein is MKALLYVAIAVGVLAVACQSNATEKTANPAAAIEPTTIQWIDSIRDMGTVNEGQVVDISYRFKNTGTKPLVIKKVNVSCGCTVAEKPEEPIAPGQEGLIKASFNSSGKPGRNNKSIFVYANTGGSEEHKLEFSVEVTPKKQ
- the nusB gene encoding transcription antitermination factor NusB; its protein translation is MISRRNIRVKVMQALYSVETQETTTKPNDPFRLLQKHFDHTHHLFVYLIHFLTELARYAEVDSRNRAGKHLPSKADLNVNIKLAGNELLWKILEYPSYQKAVKEARPELLENPELLKKMYLQLVETDRYQQYIAVEGRDKKEEKSMLEFIFNELMLPNEDFTSYVEENFTNWDDDADMLRLLLQNFLNKPASFNFQELISREKWQFGKSLLETVLEKKEVTMEYIKPRLKNWDPERIAVLDMILMRMGVCEFLYFETIPPKVTINEYIDLAKEYSTPQSGQFVNGILDNIHKDLVRDDKMHKVAFKPS